In Panthera leo isolate Ple1 chromosome F3, P.leo_Ple1_pat1.1, whole genome shotgun sequence, one genomic interval encodes:
- the RD3 gene encoding protein RD3, whose protein sequence is MSLIPWLRWNEGPPRPSSRRPAEMVLDTLMMELAGQMREAERQQWERSNAVRKICTGVDYSWLASTPRPTYDLSPGERLQLEDVCAKIHPSYCGPAILRFRQLLAEQEPEVREVSQLFRSVLQEVLDRMKQEEEARKLTRQWSLRPRGNLALATFKTRARISPFTSDIRTISEDVERDTPPPLRTWSLPEFRAPKED, encoded by the exons ATGTCCCTCATCCCATGGCTTCGGTGGAATGAAGGCCCCCCGCGGCCGTCATCCCGGAGGCCGGCTGAGATGGTGCTGGACACGCTCATGATGGAGCTGGCGGGGCAGATGCGAGAGGCGGAGAGGCAGCAATGGGAGCGCAGCAACGCGGTCAGGAAGATCTGCACCGGGGTGGACTACAGCTGGCTGGCCAGCACACCCCGGCCCACCTACGACCTCAGCCCTGGCGAGCGGCTGCAGCTGGAGGACGTCTGTGCCAAGATCCATCCGTCCTACTGCGGGCCCGCCATCCTCAG GTTCCGGCAGCTGCTGGCCGAGCAGGAGCCCGAGGTGCGGGAGGTGTCCCAGCTCTTCCGCTCGGTGCTGCAGGAGGTCCTGGACAGAatgaagcaggaggaggaggcccGCAAGCTGACGCGCCAGTGGAGCCTGCGGCCCCGCGGCAACCTGGCGCTGGCCACCTTCAAGACCCGCGCGCGCATCTCTCCCTTCACCAGCGACATCCGGACCATCTCGGAGGACGTGGAGCGGGACACGCCGCCGCCGCTCCGGACCTGGAGCCTGCCCGAGTTCCGGGCGCCCAAAGAGGACTGA